From Candidatus Atelocyanobacterium thalassa isolate ALOHA, a single genomic window includes:
- a CDS encoding CCA tRNA nucleotidyltransferase, giving the protein MRSKTVLILSSNILPFELTILPSKAYLVGGAVRDILLNSEQDYIDLDIILPNFVTKIAKKITLNYHVNFIVLDSKRSIVRITFNKGTIDLAKQNGNNVHKDLKQRDFTINAIAYSFHRQQLVDPLKGLRDLQIKNIRMIHINNLQDDPLRLIRAYRQASQLNFIIETRTRHAIKEVSSCISQVAVERIQTELGYLLQSFNGSDWLAEMGKDGLLKVILPGLNQNNFYYLKQVNHKILLLINKLKRNELDIFFDFNRIRDIYNNNLVKRVKLLCLLSQNPEVAVQQLTYLKYSKNDVKILPILLKQISLINKQPISRKHIHSIFVETGKNFPTFALFSLVKNINHKLIFEMIYRYLNPHDRLAHSQPLITGRDLIINLKIKQGQKIGQILSYVQIAHIEEKIFTRKEALDLAKEIYNKISLI; this is encoded by the coding sequence ATGAGGTCAAAAACAGTTCTAATTTTATCTTCAAATATACTACCTTTTGAATTAACTATTTTGCCATCCAAAGCTTACTTGGTAGGGGGAGCTGTGAGAGATATACTTTTAAATTCTGAACAAGATTACATTGACCTAGATATAATTCTACCAAATTTTGTTACTAAAATAGCGAAAAAAATTACACTAAACTATCATGTGAACTTTATTGTTTTAGATTCAAAAAGAAGTATTGTTAGAATCACTTTCAATAAAGGAACTATCGATTTAGCGAAACAAAATGGAAACAATGTACATAAAGACTTAAAACAAAGAGATTTTACTATTAATGCAATTGCTTATAGTTTCCATAGACAGCAATTAGTTGATCCTTTAAAAGGGTTAAGAGATTTGCAGATAAAAAATATCAGAATGATTCATATAAATAATCTTCAAGATGATCCTTTGAGATTGATACGTGCTTATAGGCAAGCCTCTCAATTAAACTTTATTATCGAAACTAGAACTCGTCATGCAATTAAAGAAGTTTCTTCTTGTATTTCTCAGGTTGCTGTAGAAAGGATACAGACAGAGCTAGGTTATTTATTACAAAGCTTTAACGGTAGCGATTGGCTGGCCGAGATGGGAAAAGATGGTTTACTCAAGGTTATTTTACCTGGTTTAAATCAAAATAATTTTTATTATCTAAAACAAGTTAATCACAAAATTTTATTATTGATTAATAAACTAAAAAGAAATGAACTTGATATTTTTTTTGACTTTAATAGGATCCGCGATATTTATAATAATAATTTAGTTAAAAGAGTAAAACTTTTATGTCTATTATCCCAAAATCCTGAGGTAGCTGTTCAACAACTTACGTATTTAAAATATTCTAAAAATGATGTAAAAATATTACCTATACTTTTAAAACAGATTTCATTAATAAATAAACAACCAATCTCTCGAAAACATATTCATTCTATTTTCGTAGAAACAGGAAAAAACTTTCCTACTTTTGCTTTATTTTCTCTAGTAAAAAACATAAATCATAAACTTATTTTTGAAATGATTTACCGTTATCTGAATCCTCATGATAGGCTAGCCCACTCCCAACCTCTCATAACAGGTCGTGATTTAATTATAAATTTAAAGATTAAGCAAGGACAAAAGATAGGACAAATATTAAGCTACGTTCAAATTGCTCATATTGAAGAAAAGATATTTACAAGAAAAGAAGCTTTGGACTTAGCAAAGGAAATATATAATAAGATAAGTCTCATATAA
- the rimI gene encoding ribosomal protein S18-alanine N-acetyltransferase, whose protein sequence is MSYESLKLYTPRVNEIDELVSLDKICLGGLWTLDNYERELQSPNSHFLVLSTNSVGAIIGCGCFWRILEEAHITLLMINPSYQSQGLGQLLLYSLLKNAVSSHLEHATLEVRASNKSAIGLYEKFGFKIAGRRKKYYKKTGEDALIFWKSDLNSPVFQQELSSWKKLINKRLINSCYLPPDLICY, encoded by the coding sequence ATGTCATATGAATCTTTAAAACTTTATACTCCTCGGGTTAATGAGATTGATGAACTTGTTTCCCTAGACAAAATTTGTTTAGGAGGTCTTTGGACATTAGATAACTACGAAAGAGAATTACAAAGTCCAAATAGTCATTTTTTAGTTTTATCTACAAACTCAGTAGGTGCAATAATCGGATGTGGATGTTTTTGGAGAATTCTAGAAGAAGCACATATTACATTACTCATGATTAATCCAAGTTATCAAAGTCAAGGTCTAGGACAATTACTACTTTATAGTCTTCTAAAGAACGCTGTTTCTAGTCATTTAGAACATGCAACATTAGAAGTTCGTGCTTCTAATAAATCTGCTATTGGCTTGTATGAAAAATTTGGTTTTAAAATTGCTGGGAGACGTAAAAAATATTATAAAAAAACTGGTGAAGATGCTTTAATTTTCTGGAAAAGTGATTTAAATAGTCCTGTATTTCAGCAAGAATTATCATCTTGGAAAAAACTAATTAATAAACGTTTAATAAATAGTTGTTACCTTCCTCCAGATCTTATCTGTTATTAA
- a CDS encoding alpha-ketoacid dehydrogenase subunit beta has protein sequence MAETLLFNALREAIDEEMKRDDTVFILGEDVGHYGGSYKVTKDLAQKYGELRVLDTPIAENSFTGMAVGAAMAGLKPIVEGMNMGFLLLAFNQISNNAGMLRYTSGGNFKIPIVIRGPGGVGRQLGAEHSHRLEAYFHAVPGLKIVACSTPYNAKGLLKAAIRDENPVLFFEHVLLYNLKEELPDEEYVLSLNKAEIVRSGKDITILTYSRMRHHCVQALKEIEKAGYSPEIIDLISLKPFDLETIGNSIRKTHKVLIVEECMKTSGIAAELIALITENFFDELDAPVVRLSSQDIPTPYNGMLEKLTIVQPSQIASLVEKIMKLDI, from the coding sequence ATGGCAGAAACATTACTATTTAACGCTTTGCGTGAAGCTATCGATGAAGAGATGAAACGAGATGATACAGTCTTTATCTTAGGAGAAGATGTAGGTCATTATGGTGGATCTTACAAAGTTACAAAAGATCTTGCTCAAAAATATGGTGAACTTAGAGTTTTAGATACTCCAATAGCTGAAAACAGTTTCACAGGAATGGCTGTAGGCGCTGCCATGGCAGGCTTAAAGCCCATAGTAGAGGGAATGAATATGGGTTTTTTACTACTAGCTTTTAATCAGATTTCCAATAATGCAGGAATGTTGAGGTATACTTCTGGTGGTAATTTTAAAATTCCTATAGTTATTCGTGGTCCCGGAGGTGTCGGAAGACAATTAGGAGCTGAACATTCTCATCGTTTAGAAGCTTATTTCCATGCAGTCCCAGGACTTAAAATTGTTGCTTGTTCAACTCCTTATAATGCCAAAGGGCTTCTTAAAGCAGCTATTAGAGATGAAAATCCTGTTCTTTTTTTTGAACATGTTTTACTATATAATCTTAAAGAAGAGCTTCCTGATGAAGAATATGTTCTTTCTTTAAATAAAGCAGAAATCGTACGTTCTGGGAAAGATATAACTATTCTTACTTATTCTCGCATGCGTCATCATTGTGTACAAGCATTAAAAGAAATTGAAAAAGCAGGTTATTCTCCCGAGATAATCGATTTAATTTCTCTCAAACCATTTGATCTTGAAACTATTGGAAATTCAATTCGAAAAACTCACAAAGTTCTTATCGTAGAAGAATGCATGAAAACAAGTGGTATAGCTGCAGAGTTGATTGCTTTAATTACAGAAAATTTTTTTGACGAGTTAGATGCTCCTGTCGTACGTTTATCGTCTCAAGATATTCCAACACCCTATAATGGGATGCTAGAAAAACTAACAATAGTACAACCTTCACAAATTGCTTCATTAGTAGAAAAGATTATGAAGCTGGATATTTAA